The Streptomyces halobius genomic interval TCACCTTGCCGGGTGCCGACGCCCCGGAAGAGGAGCAGCCGGCCACGGAGAGTGCCGCGGCCGCTCCTGCTCCGAGCCCGAGCATCCCCCGTCGGCTGAATTCGCGCATAGCGGCTCCCATCGCATTTCTTTGGCTTGAAGTCGTCGTCGGTTGCCCCGTGAGAGGGCGTACCGGATTCCGGGGTTCCGCTATGGCGGCGAGAATTCAGAGCGTGGACGGAGGGGGCTACGGAGGGTCTACGGGCTGTCTACGGATGGTCGACGTAGGGCACCGGCCGGTAGCCGGAGGGTCGCGGAACGGTTACACACTGGATCCGGCGGCAGGGTGCGGGAGGGGTCTCGTGAGCGCGGCCAGGCGGGGCCGCCAGCCGGGGGAGGGGGCGCGGGCCGCTGTCAGCCCGGCCGACGGCTTGAACAGCGGACTCCGGAGTGCGGAGCTGACGCCGCACCTCCGGCTCGCCGCCCTCTGCGCCGCGCTGCTGTGCCGCCAAGGCGCCGAATCCGGCGTACATGACAACCGTGATTGAGCATGCATGACAACCGTGCTTCCGCTTCTTCCTTTTGGCGGGGCGACATCGTTCGGTCATGGACACGATTCGGCCATGGACGCGGAGGAGTGATGAAAGCAGCGAGATCAGGCCAACTTGCCCTGGCGGGCGTGGTGTTCGCTGGGATGCCGCAATGGCGCTGTCAGTCACCTCGCCGGCCGCCGCGGTCGTCGCCGTCCTCACGCTCGACCGGCCCATGCCGCCCCATTGGACCGAGCAACAAGGAGATCGCCCAGCGCCTCCCCGTCGCTTCCGCCGGGAAATACGCCTTCCCGGAGCAGCAATGAGCAGATTCCCGTCTGCGTTTCATGCTGCGTTTCAGGCGGGAGTTCGCGCTGCTTTCCTCAGGCCAGGCAGTGCAGGGTCGTTGACGTAAAGCGCTGCAGCAGAAGTCTTCGGTTCACGAAGAACAGGCTGTGGGCGACCACGAGGGTCCACGGGAGGAACCACAGGAACAGCAAGGCCGATCCGCCCCGTTCAGGGCTCGATCGGGAGGCGGAGCGTGGCGACGGCTCCGCCGTCCGGGGCATTGGAGAAGTGCAGGGTGGCGCCGAGGACCTGGGCCTGGCCGACGGCGATCGTCAGGCCCAGGCCGTGCCCGGTCCTCTTGCCGTCTTCACCTGACTGGCTTCTGAACCGTTGGGGGCCCTGCTCCAGGAGGTACTCGGGATAGCCGTCACCGTGGTCCCGTACGGTGATGACCGGGGCGTCGACGGTCACCACCGGCGGACGGCCGTGCTTGTGGGCGTTGGCGACGAGGTTGCCCAGCACGCGTTCCAGCCGGCGCCGGTCGGTTTCCACGCGAGCGTCCCGTACGACGCGGACCTCGGTCGTCGTCCCCGTGGCCCGCATCGCGCGCTCGGCCAGCGGCACGAGCTGGTGGACGTCCAGGTCCGCCCGTTCGGCCTTCCCATCGCCCGTCAGATCGTGGTACACGGGGGCGCGTACCGGGCAGGGTTCCGGCTTCGGCTTCGCGGTGCACCGGGCGATCCCGGCTTCGGTGTCCGGTTCGAAGGCCGGCGCATCGGCGCGGGCGTCCGCGGCGATCTGCTCCTCGACCACGGAGAGCGTGGACAGGGTACGGATGTCCCCGGACGGCACCCGGCACAGCGCGGGCAGGGGGGCGGCCCGGCCTCGCCCTCCGGGTCCGGTGAGGGAGGCGGCGCGGGCGGCCGGTCGGGCCACAGCCGTGCCGGAGCGGAGGCGACACGGATGGCGCCGGCGCTCTCGGGGGCCCCGGTCCCCGCACACCCGCCGAGCAGCGCCGTCGCGCTCACCGTCACGACCGCCAGGGCCGTCGCCCGTGCGGGGCCGGGGGCGGGCAGCGAGCGGAGGAGCGACACGGTCATTCCCGACGGCGGGAGGCGGGGAGCGTACAGGACCGATCATGTTCGCTGCCCCACGCCGCGGCACCCCCGCCGGTTGTGTGACGGTGGCCCATGGCTCATCCGTGTGACGGAGGCGGGGTGGGGTGGGGTGGGAGCCCTCCCGCGGGACGGCTCCCACCCCGGGCGCGTCAGCCGCGCAGCGGGCCCTCGCAGGTGTAGTCCGCGGTGCCGGTGCGGCCGTCGGGTGCGATGTCCACCTCGCCGAAGGAGCAGTTCATGTCGGTGAGGTTGTTGTCGCCGGTGGCCGCCTTGCCGAGGACGGCGGAGTCGACCGTCTCGCTCATGTCCTTGAAGACCTGGTCGGCGTCGCCGGCGCTCGACAGGTCCGCGGTGATCTGCCCGGTGCACGCGAACCGCGGGCGCTCCGGCGCACTGTTGGAGCGGCAGCCGGGTGTCAGGCCGGTCGTGGCCGTGAAGGAAGCGCGGACCGCGTCGGCCGAGTCGTCGTCCAGCTTGTCGACGGGGATGTACTTCGTGTCGGGCACGAACAGGTCGTCGACATGCGCGATCTGCTCGTCCAGAAAGGCGTCGTACGCGCGCTGCAGGTTCTCGTCCCGGCCGAGGCGGTCGCGCCAGGCGTCGAACGTCGCGGGGTCGTCGGCCCGCAGGGAGCCGTACATCTCCTTGATCAGGGACGGGCGTTGGGTCCACAGGAACTCGAAGAACGTGCCCGCGTAGTCGTAGAAGCGGAAGCCGTCCCCGTCGTACGTGGCGTGCAGCAGCTGGTTGACGGTCATACGCGGCTTGCCGCCGGTGGTGTCGTCGATGATGCCCTGCACCAGGGACTTGCGGACCTTGACTCCGTCGTCGCGGGTGGCGCCGTCGAAGAACTCGGCGGTGCCCTCGTCCATCGCGGTGGTCCGGTCGCCCTCGTACCACGGTCCCTCGCCGAAGAGCCCGGGGACCGCCCACCTGCCGTTGAGGTAGTGGGTGTACTCGTGGCGGAACAGCTCCTCCAGCGTCAGCGTGGAGTCCTCCGGCACCCTCCGCTGGTACGTGTAGAAGGTCGCGCCCTTCTCGATGTAGATCCCGCCGTTGTCCGTGCTCAGCCCGGTGAGGATCGGCTGGTACGTCTCGTAGTCGGCGCGGGAGGCGTACAGCACGGTGTGCAGTGTGGTGTTGGTGTCGCCCTCCAGCGGCCGGTCGGTGCCGAGGACCCGGTGGAAGTGCGCTCTGACCTGCTTGCTCGCGTAGTAGAGCTGGTCGACGGTGGTCCGGTCGAGCGCGGTGCGGACCTTCATCGTGTCGTTGTCGTAGACGTATGTCTGCGGGAAGAGACGCCGCTCGATGTCCTCCTTGCACACCGCGTACGGCTTGCAGGCGTCGAACTCGATGAGCCAGGTGACGACCTTTCCCCAGGGCGGGCTGCCGTCGCCGAAGTTCTGTGTGACGGTGTCCAGCAGTGTGCCGAGATCGGTGACGATCTCGTCGCGCACCGCCTCGATCTGGCCGAACCGCCCGTACTCGCCGATCGCGTCGCGCACCACCCAGGCGTTGTCGGTGTCCTTCAGGTGCGTGTGGTCGGCGAAGGCGCGGAAGGCGGCGCGGTAGGAGGGGTCGGCGGTGACTGCCTCGTGGAAGGCGGTGTCCTCGTTGCCGGGGTAGACGCCGAGGTAGTTGAGGGAGAGTGCGGCGAGTGCCGCCCCGGCCCAGGAAGCGTCCTTGTTGGTGTCCGGATGGTCTGCGTCCATGGTGGCCAGCACCCGCTTGACGAGAGGAAGTTGGTGCTGGCGCAGGCCGGGAGCGCCCGCCGCGTAGAGCGCCTCGCGGAGGGATTCGGCGTTGCTGCGCGTGGCGTCGAAGGTGCGGTCGGCGGAGCCGAAGGCGTCGATGGCGCCGCGCATGGCGTCCACGGTCGGCTGGTCGGTGATGTCGATCTCGTCGTGCGAGAAGTCGTGGTAGGCGACGGCGTGGAGGTAGGTGAACATCTCCAGCAGATGGCTGCCGTTCGTGCCGTTGTGGGCGGGGGCGAGCTGGATGATCCGGCGGGAGACCGTCTGGACGTGGTCGTCCGACATGACGGGGACCAGGCGCTGGTCCCAGGTCCACAGGAGGTCGCGCAGGCAGCCGTCGGCGGTGACTGCCGGGTCGGCGAGGAAGCCGGCCAGCTCCTCGGGGTTCAGGCGCGTGATGCCGTCGAGGGTGCAGGGGACCGCTTTGCCGTCGACGGTGGCGCGGACCGCTGAGGTGTCCTGTGCCGGTTTCTCCGTGCGGGCACCTGGGAGGCGGCCGTCGGACAGGGCGCCGGGGCCGGCGGCGCTCCGGTCGCCGGGCCGGGGGGCCTCGGCGAGGCGGACGACCCTGTCGTGGGGGTTCTCGCCATGGGAGTTCTTGTCGTCGTGGTTCTCTTTGTGGTGGCTCTTCATGTGGGGGTCCGGTTTCGGAGTCGCCTTCGAGGGGGTGACGGCGCTCGGGTGTGCCGGGGCGGACGCGGGGTCGGGGGAGGCCGCGTGGCCGACTGCGGCGGGAGTGCCCACGAGCGCCACGGATATCGCGACCGCGGACAGAGATCTGCTGAGGGTTTTGAGTGTTCGGAGCTGATGCACCGGTGGCTCCTGTGTGTGGGGGATGAGCTTCTGGGTGTACAGAGCTTCGGTGTGGCCCGGCAGCAACCCCCGCCGGGTGACCGGCACTTGGCATCGAGCAGAGCGCGATCAGTGCCATGTGATGCGTAAAGTAGTAATGTGAAATGGCACTGACAAGACTTCAGTTCGGCCCGGGGGCCCGGTCGCGGAAGTGACAAGCCGCCTTCCGGCGCGCGTCGTGTGCCCAGACCCGTGCCGGCCGCCAACCGTTCGGCGTGCCGGGAGCCCGCCCGGGGTTTCAGCGGAAGGGCCGACGGCCATCTGTTCGGAAAGGGTGTCGGTATGAAGTCGGGGATGTGGCTGTGCGGGGATTCATCGGATCCATCGTCAAGGCGGGAGCAACTCTGGCCACTGTCCTCGCGCTGCTCTTACCAGGCGTGGCACGAGCGGATGCGGACGCGCCGCCGTCACCGCCGCCGCTCACCGACGACCGCGGGCGCACGCTCACCCTGCGCGGCTGGAACGTCGAGGACAAGACACACCGCGGCGCCGACGCGCTCAGCGCCGTCACCGAGCGGCACTTCCGCGACATGCACCACCAGGGTTTCAACTTCGCGCGCCTGCTGGTCTTCTGGGACGACCTGGAGCCGCGGCCCGGCCACTACAGCGTGCGCTATCTGCGGAAGGTCGAACGGATCCTGGACTGGGCCCACCGCTGGCGCGTCCAGGTCGTCATCGACGCCCATCAGGACGTCTTCGGCCCGGAGTTCGGCCATCGCGGCGTCCCGGAGTGGGCGACCCGCACCGACGGGCTGCCCTTCACCCCGCACCCGGAGGACTGGTTCGCGGAGTACTTCGAACCGGCCGTACAGGCGGCCTTCGAGCACCTCTACCAGGACCGGGACCTCCAGCGGGCGCAGACCCGCATGTGGCAGCTGCTCGCCCGGCGCTTCGCCCACCACCCCGCCGTGTTCGGCTACGACCTGATCAACGAGCCCATGGGGCGGCTCCGCGAAGGCGAGGACCTTCCGGCAGCCGCCCGCCGTATCGAGTCCGAGCAGCTGACCCCGATGTACAACCGGATCGCGGACGCGATCCGTACGGCCGACCGTCACAACTGGCTGTTCGTCGAACCGACCCCGATCGTCGGCGAGGGGCTGCCCACCGGCCTCGGCCGCATCCACGACCCCAAGGTCGTCTACGCACCGCACTTCTACAACGCCACGATGGAAGCGGGCGGCGACTACGACCCCTCTGCGCGCTGGATCGAGAACTATGAGAACGCCGTCACCGGCTACCCGAGCACCCAGCACATACCGGTCGTCGTCGGCGAGTGGGGTCCCCGAGACAGCTCACTGCCCAACATGGCGCGTTTCTACGGCGACGCCCTCACCTCCCTCGACCGCTACAGCTCCGGCTGGGCGGGCTATGTGTGGTGCTACGGCGGCGGGTACTGCGCCGTCGGCGAGGACGGCCGCTTTCGCGCCAACAAGGAGCAGACCGCGCGTCCCTATGCCCCCGCCGTCGCAGGCACGGTGCGCGAGCGGGGCTACGACCCCTTGGCGCGGACGTTCCGTCTCGTCTACGACTCCCCGGGGCGGTCCGATGTCAGCGAGCTGTCCACTCCGCCCACGGGGGTGGGGTGGCGGGTATCGGTTCGGGGCCCGGCGGTCGCCTGGCCGCGTGCCGTGCCGGCGGGGGAGCGGGGCACGGTCCGGGTGTGGGCGCAGCCGGGTGCCTCCGGGCGGGTCACGGTGACGGTCTCGGCACGGCGGTGAGGCTGTCCCCCCAGCTGCGCCCCGGTTCCCCGGCAAGGAAGCTGATGCCGATTCGGTCATTGACGGCCATGAAACCCTTGGCGTGGGTAGACCCCTTGGCGCAGGCAATGCAATGTGAAATATTACTGCCCGTGTTCACCAGAAACTCCGCAGACGTCATCGTCGTCGGGGCGGGTGTGATCGGCGCGGCCTGCGCGTACTACGCCGCCCGGTCCGGCCTCCGCGTCACCGTGCTCGACCGCGGCCCCGTGGCGGGCGGTACGACGGGGGCCGGCGAGGGCAACCTCCTGGTCTCCGACAAGGAGCCGGGCCCCGAACTCGAACTGGCCCTCCTGTCCACCGGGTTGTGGCGGCAGCTGGCCGAAGAACTCCCGCCGGACATCGAGTACGAACCCAAAGGCGGACTGGTCGTCGCTGCCGGCGAGGCCGGGATGACCGCGCTGCGGGACTTCGCGGCCGGGCAGCGCACGGCGGGCGTCACGGCGGACGAGGTCCCGGCCGACCGCCTGCACGACCTGGAGCCCCATCTCACCGCCGGCCTGGCGGGCGGCTTCCACTATGCGCAGGACGCGCAGGTCATGCCGGCGCTCGCCGCCGCGCATCTGCTGCGCGCGGGCGGCGACCGGGTCCGGCTGCACCTCGGCGAGGAGGTCACCGGCCTGCTCATCCAGGCGAGCGGTGCGATCCGGGGGGTGCGGACGACGGCCGGGGAGCTGCACTCCCCGTATGTGGTGAACGCCGCCGGGACTTGGGGCGGCGACCTCGCCCGTCTCGCGGGTGTCGAGCTGCCCGTACGGCCCCGCCGGGGCTTCGTCCTGGTCACCGAGCCGCTGCCGCGCGTCGTGCGCCGCAAGGTGTACGCGGCCGACTATGTCGCCGATGTGGCCAGCGGCTCCGCCGCGCTGCAGAGTTCGGCGGTGGTGGAGGGCACCGCGGCCGGGCCGGTCCTGATCGGCGCCAGCCGGGAACGGGTCGGCTTCGACCGCACGCTGTCGCCCGAGGCGCTGCGACGGCTGGCGGCGCAGGCCACCGCGCTCTTCCCGGTCCTGGCCGGGGTCCGGGCGATGCGCACGTACGTCGGCTTCCGCCCGTATCTGCCGGACCACCTGCCCGCCATCGGCCCCGATCCGCGTCTCCCCGGCCTGCTGCACGCCTGCGGCCACGAGGGCGCGGGGATCGGGCTGGCCCCTGCCACCGGGCTG includes:
- a CDS encoding collagenase is translated as MHQLRTLKTLSRSLSAVAISVALVGTPAAVGHAASPDPASAPAHPSAVTPSKATPKPDPHMKSHHKENHDDKNSHGENPHDRVVRLAEAPRPGDRSAAGPGALSDGRLPGARTEKPAQDTSAVRATVDGKAVPCTLDGITRLNPEELAGFLADPAVTADGCLRDLLWTWDQRLVPVMSDDHVQTVSRRIIQLAPAHNGTNGSHLLEMFTYLHAVAYHDFSHDEIDITDQPTVDAMRGAIDAFGSADRTFDATRSNAESLREALYAAGAPGLRQHQLPLVKRVLATMDADHPDTNKDASWAGAALAALSLNYLGVYPGNEDTAFHEAVTADPSYRAAFRAFADHTHLKDTDNAWVVRDAIGEYGRFGQIEAVRDEIVTDLGTLLDTVTQNFGDGSPPWGKVVTWLIEFDACKPYAVCKEDIERRLFPQTYVYDNDTMKVRTALDRTTVDQLYYASKQVRAHFHRVLGTDRPLEGDTNTTLHTVLYASRADYETYQPILTGLSTDNGGIYIEKGATFYTYQRRVPEDSTLTLEELFRHEYTHYLNGRWAVPGLFGEGPWYEGDRTTAMDEGTAEFFDGATRDDGVKVRKSLVQGIIDDTTGGKPRMTVNQLLHATYDGDGFRFYDYAGTFFEFLWTQRPSLIKEMYGSLRADDPATFDAWRDRLGRDENLQRAYDAFLDEQIAHVDDLFVPDTKYIPVDKLDDDSADAVRASFTATTGLTPGCRSNSAPERPRFACTGQITADLSSAGDADQVFKDMSETVDSAVLGKAATGDNNLTDMNCSFGEVDIAPDGRTGTADYTCEGPLRG
- a CDS encoding cellulase family glycosylhydrolase, whose protein sequence is MRGFIGSIVKAGATLATVLALLLPGVARADADAPPSPPPLTDDRGRTLTLRGWNVEDKTHRGADALSAVTERHFRDMHHQGFNFARLLVFWDDLEPRPGHYSVRYLRKVERILDWAHRWRVQVVIDAHQDVFGPEFGHRGVPEWATRTDGLPFTPHPEDWFAEYFEPAVQAAFEHLYQDRDLQRAQTRMWQLLARRFAHHPAVFGYDLINEPMGRLREGEDLPAAARRIESEQLTPMYNRIADAIRTADRHNWLFVEPTPIVGEGLPTGLGRIHDPKVVYAPHFYNATMEAGGDYDPSARWIENYENAVTGYPSTQHIPVVVGEWGPRDSSLPNMARFYGDALTSLDRYSSGWAGYVWCYGGGYCAVGEDGRFRANKEQTARPYAPAVAGTVRERGYDPLARTFRLVYDSPGRSDVSELSTPPTGVGWRVSVRGPAVAWPRAVPAGERGTVRVWAQPGASGRVTVTVSARR
- a CDS encoding NAD(P)/FAD-dependent oxidoreductase — its product is MQCEILLPVFTRNSADVIVVGAGVIGAACAYYAARSGLRVTVLDRGPVAGGTTGAGEGNLLVSDKEPGPELELALLSTGLWRQLAEELPPDIEYEPKGGLVVAAGEAGMTALRDFAAGQRTAGVTADEVPADRLHDLEPHLTAGLAGGFHYAQDAQVMPALAAAHLLRAGGDRVRLHLGEEVTGLLIQASGAIRGVRTTAGELHSPYVVNAAGTWGGDLARLAGVELPVRPRRGFVLVTEPLPRVVRRKVYAADYVADVASGSAALQSSAVVEGTAAGPVLIGASRERVGFDRTLSPEALRRLAAQATALFPVLAGVRAMRTYVGFRPYLPDHLPAIGPDPRLPGLLHACGHEGAGIGLAPATGLAVARSLTGGEPPLDITPFRPGRFSPAA